Proteins encoded in a region of the Streptomyces sp. NBC_00513 genome:
- a CDS encoding PLP-dependent aminotransferase family protein gives MAQWTSAVGAAQLARLITSQQGRSATSGTRKPPAYRSLADGIRLLVLEGRVPVAARLPAERELAVALTVSRTTVAAAYEALRGEGFLESRRGAGSWTAVPAGNPLPARGLEPLPPESLGSMIDLGCAALPAPEPWLTKAVQGALEELPPYAHTHGDYPAGLPALRRMLADRYTERGIPTMPEQIMVTTGAMGAIDAICSLFAGRGERIAVESPSYANILQLMRAAGVRLVPVAMAAGLSGWDMDVWRQVLRDSAPRLAYVVADFHNPTGALASDEQRRAMVEAARSAGTVLVADETMAELRLDPDVEMPRPVCSFDPAGSTVVTVGSASKAFWAGMRIGWVRAAPDVIRSLVAARAYADLGTPVLEQLAVNWLMRTGGWEEAVEIRRDQARENRDALVAAVRRELPDWEFQVPRGGLTLWARAGGLSGSRLAEVGERVGVRVPSGPRFGVDGAFEGYVRLPFTVGGPVAEEAASRLAAAARLVGTGAGGSGAEPPRTFVA, from the coding sequence ATGGCTCAGTGGACCTCGGCGGTCGGCGCCGCCCAGCTCGCCCGCCTCATCACCTCACAGCAGGGGCGCTCCGCCACGTCCGGCACGCGTAAACCGCCCGCCTACCGCAGCCTCGCCGACGGCATCCGCCTCCTCGTCCTCGAAGGGCGCGTCCCCGTCGCCGCCCGGCTGCCCGCCGAACGGGAGCTGGCCGTCGCGCTCACCGTCAGCCGCACCACCGTCGCCGCCGCCTACGAGGCGCTGCGCGGCGAAGGGTTCCTGGAATCCCGCCGGGGCGCGGGCAGCTGGACCGCCGTGCCCGCCGGGAACCCGCTTCCCGCCCGGGGCCTGGAACCCCTGCCGCCCGAGTCCCTCGGCTCGATGATCGACCTCGGCTGCGCCGCCCTGCCGGCCCCCGAGCCCTGGCTCACCAAGGCCGTCCAGGGAGCCCTGGAGGAACTGCCGCCGTACGCGCACACCCACGGCGACTACCCCGCCGGCCTGCCCGCCCTGCGCAGGATGCTCGCCGACCGCTACACCGAGCGCGGCATCCCCACGATGCCCGAACAGATCATGGTGACCACCGGTGCCATGGGCGCCATCGACGCCATCTGCAGCCTCTTCGCGGGGCGCGGCGAGCGCATCGCCGTCGAATCCCCGTCCTACGCCAACATCCTCCAGCTCATGCGCGCCGCCGGGGTGCGCCTCGTGCCCGTCGCCATGGCCGCCGGGCTGAGCGGCTGGGACATGGACGTCTGGCGGCAGGTGCTGCGCGACTCCGCCCCGCGGCTCGCCTACGTGGTCGCCGACTTCCACAACCCCACCGGCGCCCTCGCCTCGGACGAGCAGCGCCGCGCGATGGTGGAGGCGGCCCGTTCGGCCGGCACCGTGCTCGTCGCCGACGAGACCATGGCCGAACTCCGGCTGGACCCGGACGTGGAGATGCCCCGTCCGGTCTGCTCCTTCGACCCCGCCGGCTCCACGGTCGTCACCGTCGGTTCCGCCAGCAAGGCCTTCTGGGCCGGCATGCGGATCGGCTGGGTCCGCGCGGCCCCCGACGTCATCCGCAGCCTGGTCGCGGCCCGCGCGTACGCCGACCTCGGCACACCCGTGCTCGAACAGCTCGCGGTGAACTGGCTGATGCGGACCGGAGGCTGGGAGGAGGCCGTGGAGATTCGCCGCGACCAGGCCCGGGAGAACCGCGACGCGCTCGTCGCCGCGGTGCGCCGGGAACTGCCCGACTGGGAGTTCCAGGTGCCCCGGGGCGGCCTCACCCTGTGGGCCCGCGCGGGTGGACTGTCCGGGTCCCGGCTGGCCGAGGTGGGGGAGCGGGTCGGCGTACGGGTCCCCTCGGGCCCCCGGTTCGGCGTGGACGGGGCCTTCGAGGGTTACGTCCGGCTTCCGTTCACGGTCGGCGGCCCGGTCGCCGAGGAGGCCGCCTCGCGCCTCGCGGCGGCGGCCCGGCTGGTCGGTACGGGCGCCGGCGGCAGCGGGGCGGAACCCCCGCGCACGTTCGTCGCGTAG
- a CDS encoding glycerophosphodiester phosphodiesterase family protein, translating into MTHVRLRHPYLDHPAPIPFAHRGGAADGLENTAAAFHRAADAGYRYFETDVHATVDGKLVAFHDSTLDRVTDGRGRIAELPWKRIREARVAGTEPLALFEDLLEEFPEARWNVDVKAESALYPLVNLIARARVWDRVCVGSFSESRVARAQKIAGPRLATSYGVRGVVGLRLRSFAIPAALRAGAVAAQVPETQAGVRVVDRRFVRTAHERGLQVHVWTVNEPERMDSLLDMGVDGIMTDRIDILRTVLDRRGAWA; encoded by the coding sequence GTGACGCACGTACGCCTTCGGCACCCGTATCTGGACCACCCGGCTCCCATCCCCTTCGCGCACCGGGGAGGGGCCGCGGACGGGCTGGAGAACACCGCCGCCGCCTTCCACCGGGCGGCCGACGCGGGTTACCGCTACTTCGAGACCGATGTGCACGCCACGGTCGACGGGAAGCTGGTCGCCTTCCACGACTCCACCCTGGACCGGGTCACCGACGGTCGGGGGCGGATCGCCGAACTGCCGTGGAAGCGGATCCGGGAGGCCCGGGTGGCGGGCACCGAGCCCCTGGCCCTGTTCGAGGACCTCCTGGAGGAGTTCCCGGAGGCCCGCTGGAACGTCGACGTGAAGGCGGAGAGCGCCCTGTACCCGTTGGTGAACCTGATCGCGCGGGCCCGGGTCTGGGACCGGGTCTGCGTGGGCTCCTTCTCGGAGAGCCGGGTGGCCCGGGCCCAGAAGATCGCCGGCCCCCGACTGGCGACCTCGTACGGGGTGCGCGGCGTGGTGGGGCTGCGGTTGCGGTCGTTCGCGATCCCGGCGGCGCTGCGCGCGGGGGCGGTGGCGGCGCAGGTTCCGGAGACGCAGGCCGGCGTCCGGGTGGTCGATCGGCGGTTCGTCCGGACGGCGCACGAGCGGGGACTGCAGGTGCACGTGTGGACCGTGAACGAACCGGAACGCATGGACTCTCTTCTCGACATGGGAGTCGATGGCATCATGACCGACCGGATCGACATCTTGCGCACGGTGCTGGACCGGCGCGGAGCCTGGGCCTGA
- a CDS encoding MFS transporter translates to MSPPEEAEPGTEDGRAGAAARKREQHGWYFYDFACSVYSTSVLTVFLGPYLTSVTRAAADVEGYVHPLGIPIRAGSFFAYAVSASVLLAVLIMPLAGAVADRSGRRKPLLAVAAYTGAAATTGMFFLDGDRYLLGGFLLVVANASLAVSMVLYNAFLPQIATPDERDTVSSRGWAFGYTSGALVLVMNLVLYQGHDSFGLSEGAAVRICLASAGLWWGAFAIIPLRRLRDRGPAREAGAGAPVSGWRQLVATLKDMRRHPLTLSFLLAYLIYNDGVQTVISQASVYGSEELELEQSTLIVAVLLVQVLAVAGALGMGRLARVYGAKRTILGSLAGWTVTLAAGYFLPARTPVWFFVLAAMIGLVLGGSQALSRSLFSHLVPAGKEAEYFSAYEMSDRGLSWIGPLVFGLTYQVTGSYRDAIISLVVFFALGFVLLARVPVRRAVEAAGNPVPERI, encoded by the coding sequence ATATCTCCACCGGAGGAAGCGGAACCGGGAACGGAGGACGGCAGAGCCGGCGCCGCGGCCCGCAAACGCGAACAGCACGGCTGGTACTTCTACGACTTCGCCTGCTCGGTCTACTCGACCAGCGTGCTCACGGTGTTCCTCGGGCCCTACCTGACGTCGGTGACCAGGGCGGCGGCGGACGTCGAGGGCTATGTGCACCCGCTCGGCATCCCGATCCGGGCCGGTTCCTTCTTCGCGTACGCGGTCTCCGCGTCGGTGCTGCTGGCCGTGCTGATCATGCCGCTGGCCGGGGCCGTCGCGGACCGCAGCGGACGCAGGAAGCCGCTGCTGGCGGTGGCGGCGTACACGGGCGCGGCGGCGACGACCGGGATGTTCTTCCTCGACGGTGACCGCTATCTGCTCGGCGGGTTCCTGCTCGTCGTGGCGAACGCCTCGCTGGCGGTCTCGATGGTGTTGTACAACGCCTTCCTGCCGCAGATCGCCACTCCGGACGAGCGGGACACCGTCTCCTCGCGGGGTTGGGCCTTCGGCTACACCTCGGGCGCCCTCGTGCTCGTCATGAACCTGGTGCTCTACCAGGGCCACGACTCCTTCGGGCTGTCCGAGGGCGCGGCGGTGCGCATCTGTCTGGCGTCCGCCGGCCTGTGGTGGGGCGCCTTCGCGATCATTCCGCTGCGTCGGCTGCGTGACCGGGGGCCGGCCCGGGAGGCGGGTGCGGGTGCGCCGGTCAGCGGTTGGCGGCAGTTGGTGGCCACCTTGAAGGACATGCGGCGCCATCCGCTGACGCTGTCGTTCCTGCTGGCCTACCTGATCTACAACGACGGCGTGCAGACGGTGATCTCCCAGGCCTCGGTCTACGGGTCGGAGGAACTGGAGCTGGAGCAGTCCACCCTGATCGTGGCGGTGCTGCTGGTCCAGGTCCTGGCGGTGGCGGGCGCGCTGGGCATGGGCCGGCTGGCCCGCGTGTACGGCGCCAAGCGGACGATCCTCGGTTCGCTGGCCGGGTGGACGGTGACCCTGGCCGCCGGGTACTTCCTGCCGGCCCGGACACCGGTGTGGTTCTTCGTGCTGGCGGCGATGATCGGGCTCGTGCTCGGCGGCAGCCAGGCGCTGTCGCGTTCGCTGTTCTCGCACCTGGTCCCGGCGGGCAAGGAGGCCGAGTACTTCTCCGCCTACGAGATGAGCGACCGGGGGCTGAGCTGGATCGGACCGCTGGTCTTCGGACTGACGTACCAGGTCACGGGCAGTTATCGGGACGCGATCATCTCGTTGGTGGTGTTCTTCGCACTGGGTTTCGTGCTGCTCGCGAGG